One window of the Podospora pseudocomata strain CBS 415.72m chromosome 7, whole genome shotgun sequence genome contains the following:
- the CCT8 gene encoding T-complex protein 1 subunit theta (COG:O; EggNog:ENOG503NUID), with amino-acid sequence MSLNIPNAPNAGLFKGGYNNYDSEDGAVLRNIDACRAISSTVQTSLGPYGRNKIVINHLQKMILTSDAATILRELDVVHPAAKLLVMASQQQESEMGDATNLVIVLAGELLKKAEELLRMGLKTSDIVTGYERAQKIALDFLDELEIDKVEDIRTQDELSKAIRTVIASKQNGNEEFLSKLVAEAVLAVLPKNPANFNVDNVRVVKIMGGSLEQSRVVKGMVFPKEPNGSVKKAKKAKVGVFTCAIDTSQTETKGTVLLHNAKEMLDFTKGEESQLEAAIKELYDAGIRVVVAGSTVGELALHYLNRYGILVIKILSKFELRRICRVVGATPLARLGAPMPDEMGTIDVVETQEIGGDRVTVFRQEDEATRTATIVLRGATQNHLDDIERAVDDGVNVVKAITRDARLVPGAGATEIELVERIQAVGDKTQGLAQYSIKKYAEAFEVVPRTLAESAGLDATEVLSRLYAAHQKQDGWSAGVDIENNDGTFLLDAEEEGILDLLVTKQWAIKLATEAARTVLSVDQIIVARQAGGPKPPGPNKNWDED; translated from the exons ATGTCTCTCAACATCCCAAATGCGCCCAACGCCGGCCTTTTCAAGGGCGGCTATAACAA CTACGATTCTGAAGATGGAGCTGTCCTGCGCAACATTGATGCCTGCCGCGCCATCTCGTCGACGGTCCAGACATCGTTGGGTCCCTATGGCCGCAACAAGATCGTCATCAACCATCTCCAGAAGATGATCCTCACCTCCGACgccgccaccatcctccgcgAGCTCGATGTTGTCCACCCCGCCGCTAAGCTTCTCGTCATGGCCAGTCAGCAACAAGAGTCCGAGATGGGCGAtgccaccaacctcgtcatcgtcctcgctggcgagcttctcaagaaggcggaggagcttcTGCGCATGGGTCTCAAGACATCTGACATTGTCACTGGGTACGAACGGGCACAGAAGATTGCTCTCGACTTTCTTGATGAGCTCGAGATTGacaaggtggaggatatCCGGACCCAGGACGAACTGAGCAAGGCCATCCGCACCGTCATCGCCAGCAAGCAGAACGGCAACGAGGAGttcctctccaagctcgTCGCCGAGGCTGTCCTCGCCGTCCTTCCCAAGAACCCAGCCAACTTCAACGTCGACAACGTCCGCGTCGTCAAGATCATGGGTGGCAGCTTGGAGCAGAGCCGTGTCGTCAAGGGTATGGTCTTCCCCAAGGAGCCTAACGGATcggtgaagaaggccaagaaggccaaggtcGGTGTCTTCACTTGCGCCATCGACACCAGCCAGACCGAGACCAAGGGCACAGTATTACTACACAACGCCAAGGAGATGCTTGACTTCACAAAGGGTGAGGAGTCACAACTCGAGGCTGCTATCAAGGAGCTATACGATGCCGGCATCCGTGTCGTCGTTGCGGGCTCTACAGTTGGCGAGCTGGCCTTGCACTACCTCAACCGCTATGGCATCCTGGTCATCAAGATTCTCAGCAAGTTTGAGCTCAGAAGAATTTGCAGAGTGGTTGGTGCCACACCACTTGCTCGTCTTGGCGCTCCCATGCCTGACGAGATGGGTACCATTGACGTGGTGGAGACACAGGAGATTGGCGGTGACCGGGTGACGGTTTTCAGACAGGAGGATGAGGCCACGAGGACAGCCACCATTGTGCTCCGTGGAGCTACTCAGAACCATCTCGATGACATTGAGCGTGCCGTTGATGACGGTGTCAATGTTGTTAAGGCCATCACAAGGGACGCCAGACTGGTgcctggtgctggtgctacAGAGAttgagcttgttgagaggaTACAGGCTGTTGGTGACAAGACTCAGGGTCTTGCGCAGTACTCCATCAAGAAGTATGCCGAGGCCTTTGAGGTCGTGCCAAGGACCCTTGCCGAGAGTGCTGGTTTGGATGCCACTGAGGTTCTGAGCAGATTGTATGCTGCCCATCAGAAGCAGGATGGTTGGTCTGCGGGTGTTGACATTGAG AACAACGACGGTACCTTCCTTttggatgccgaggaggagggcattCTCGACTTGCTGGTGACCAAGCAATGGGCCATCAAGCTCGCCACGGAAGCTGCCCGGACGGTGCTCTCTGTGGATCAGATCATTGTTGCCAGGCAGGCTGGTGGACCCAAGCCTCCTGGACCCAACAAG AACTGGGATGAGGATTGA
- a CDS encoding hypothetical protein (EggNog:ENOG503P021; COG:J; BUSCO:EOG09263FAK) has product MMSAAPGRGAAALLRGSQRVCLQCARSYPTAAPLLRSTTTTTTLLPRRTFAAEATAPSSPIPEQPTTTTTQPPPTPGPGPSPYRIKSALILTRPPLLTRLPTPFESSFYLYQKRLNERLVAPFRKDYYFKQDTAHDLEWRIKLKERHGVPAKDIGRYNPRGRMAWNDEVLVGSTASSPETLTEVLLKDAEVRVSEDGELIAPEEIVPVEKPMPRRTEADEKGDKTRLDRKLDETLYLVVKKGREGKWGFPMGQVETDEALHHTAKRALAEAAGVNMNTWVVGRVPVAHQVIEPEIEPETKKLVKRGDKIFYLKGRIMAGQADLTGNTQGLTEFRWLTQREMEKVLPRSVWESVKGMVELR; this is encoded by the exons ATGATGTCGGCGGCGCCAGGTAGAGGAGCGGCTGCTCTTCTGAGGG GTTCACAAAGAGTCTGCCTCCAATGCGCACGATCCTACCCCACCGCCGCTCCTCTCCTcagatcaacaaccaccaccaccaccctcctccctagACGTACCTTCGCAGCCGAAGcaaccgccccctcctccccaataCCAgaacaacccaccaccacaaccacccaaccaccacccacccctggCCCAGGCCCCTCCCCCTACCGCATCAAATccgccctcatcctcacccgcccccccctcctaacccgcctccccacccccttcgaATCCTCCTTCTACCTCTACCAAAAACGCCTCAACGAGCGCCTCGTCGCCCCCTTCCGCAAAGACTACTACTTCAAGCAAGACACCGCCCACGACCTCGAGTGGCgcatcaagctcaaggagcgTCACGGCGTGCCGGCCAAGGACATCGGGCGGTACAACCCCCGCGGCCGCATGGCCTGGAACGACGAGGTTCTCGTCGGTAGCACCGCCTCTTCCCCGGAGACGCTGACAGAAGTCCTGCTCAAAGACGCAGAGGTCAGGGTCAGTGAAGATGGTGAACTGATCGCCCCGGAAGAAATCGTGCCGGTGGAGAAACCtatgccgaggaggacggaggcggatgagaagggggataAGACTAGGTTGGATAGGAAGCTGGACGAGACGCTTTATCTTGttgtgaagaaggggagggaggggaagtgggGGTTTCCGATGGGGCAAGTTGAGACTGATGAGGCGTTGCATCAT ACTGCCAAGAGAGCGCTTGCGGAGGCGGCCGGTGTGAACATGAACACTTGGGTCGTCGGCCGTGTGCCCGTGGCTCACCAGGTGATTGAGCCCGAGATCGAACCcgagaccaagaagctcgTCAAGAGGGGGGATAAGATTTTTTATCTCAAGGGGAGGATCATGGCTGGACAGGCGGATCTGACGGGGAATACCCAGGGGCTGACCGAGTTTAGGTGGTTGAcgcagagggagatggagaaggtgcTGCCGAGGAGTGTGTGGGAGAGTGTCAaggggatggtggagttGAGGTAG
- a CDS encoding hypothetical protein (COG:O; EggNog:ENOG503NVSG), producing the protein MADQCIVCLENLEVESNPDATTPAQQRLSKELEAEHARLAVTDPNALAELNSKQDLPLGGREHHVAQIPICGHMLHDVCLREWSEKANSCPICRQTFHVVTVYDRIGGQYLSTRRVEDKKQVPEFDPQAWADENPEEEVVVSNPCPVCNSADHEEVLLLCDGCDACYHTHCIGLDRIPAGPWFCMECVHSLGPELIQPAAAGNGLQENSARPLYYFPRTQASMRRARQRARSDEWQGAWGRITGRIWDALELDLDYQDDDDQVVFEGLRRSQQLRERERQEHERWQQRLNIASRLGARDVFVNNMPILARPAPPPPPPQESREETLAWGALEKARETTESRKRKSRSGTAEPHEEQHPEPERKLKRPRTRRMPTIQNGESSTAARAEAEPSNRPEQSNGTSSANPGAASRTTTDIPPSFLSSLLKEVEMSTPSDEETLRHIYGPIPGANDVSSPARSPSPLSQGCITPPPVRSSSPHMTLSSHITPIYPPANFSPTRASSSNSSSIKPSRATSPHKHAHRDNRSSPENSDSEPRGRQHPRPLELRQPQPRRNRPAVLPRSENVSPTRPTLPLELKQNINSIVKAALRPHWRDRQLTAEQYEKINRDISRLIYEEVKDPSAVTEDTKQSWEKTASQEVARAVASLKA; encoded by the exons ATGGCTGACCAGTGCATCGTCTGTCTTGAGAACCTAGAGGTCGAAAGCAACCCAGATGCAACAACGCCCGCCCAACAACGCCTCtccaaggagctcgaggccgAGCATGCACGTCTTGCTGTCACCGATCCAAATGCTCTTGCTGAACTTAACAGCAAGCAAGATCTCCCGCTCGGGGGCCGGGAGCACCATGTTGCACAGATTCCCATCTGTGGGCACATGCTACACGATGTCTGTCTGAGAGAATGGAGCGAAAAGGCAAACAGCTGCCCCATCTGCCGCCAGACCTTCCATGTCGTCACGGTCTATGACAGAATCGGAG GCCAGTACTTGTCCACCCGTCGagtcgaggacaagaagcaGGTACCCGAGTTCGATCCACAGGCGTGGGCAGACGAGaatccagaagaagaagtggtggTCAGCAACCCCTGCCCTGTGTGCAACTCGGCAGACCACGAAGAGGTCCTTTTACTTTGCGACGGATGCGATGCATGCTATCACACGCACTGCATCGGCCTTGACCGTATCCCAGCTGGCCCCTGGTTTTGTATGGAATGTGTTCACTCACTTGGTCCCGAGCTCATCCagcctgctgccgccgggaATGGCCTCCAAGAGAACAGCGCACGCCCTCTGTATTACTTCCCTCGCACCCAGGCCAGCATGCGACGCGCTAGGCAGCGGGCTCGCTCCGATGAATGGCAGGGTGCTTGGGGCCGCATCACTGGCCGGATCTGGGACGCCCTTGAGCTGGACTTGGACTACCAGGACGATGACGATCAGGTCGTCTTTGAGGGCCTGCGCCGGTCACAGCAACTacgagaaagagaaaggcaGGAACACGAACGCTGGCAGCAACGCCTAAACATTGCGAGTCGCTTGGGGGCAAGAGATGTTTTCGTTAATAATATGCCGATTCTCGCTCGCCCAgctccgccgccaccacccccacaagAGTCGCGCGAGGAGACATTGGCCTGGGGTGCGTTGGAAAAGGCCAGGGAGACCACCgagagcaggaagagaaAGTCGCGCTCAGGCACGGCCGAGCCCCATGAGGAACAGCACCCAGAGCCCGAAAGGAAGCTGAAGcgaccaagaacaaggcgaATGCCGACAATCCAAAATGGTGAATCGTCTACTGCCGCAAGAGCCGAAGCAGAGCCTTCAAACCGGCCCGAGCAGTCAAATGGCACTTCATCAGCCAACCCCGGGGCCGCCTCGCGAACAACGACCGATATTCCCCCTTCGTTTCTATCCTCGCTCCTGAAGGAGGTCGAGATGAGTACCCCTTCCGACGAAGAAACCCTCCGACATATCTATGGACCCATACCGGGTGCGAATGATGTCTCGTCACCTGCTcgctcgccttctcctctcaGTCAAGGATGCattacccctccccctgtgCGCTCTAGTTCCCCGCACATGACGCTCAGCTCACACATCACCCCTATCTACCCACCAGCGAACTTCTCACCAACGCGGGCGTCATCATCGAACTCCAGTTCCATTAAACCTTCCCGAGCCACATCGCCACACAAGCACGCACATCGCGACAACCGATCATCGCCCGAGAATAGCGACTCGGAACCTCGCGGGCGCCAGCATCCACGGCCGTTGGAGCTTAggcagcctcagcctcggcGCAATCGTCCGGCTGTGCTGCCAAGGTCCGAAAACGTGTCGCCGACACGCCCCACCTTGCCTCTTGAGCTCAAACAAAATATCAACAGCATCGTCAAGGCAGCCCTCCGCCCTCACTGGCGTGATCGACAGCTCACGGCGGAGCAATACGAGAAGATCAACCGTGACATATCGCGTTTGATTTACGAAGAAGTTAAGGATCCTTCGGCCGTCACTGAAGATACAAAACAGAGCTGGGAGAAGACAGCTTCCCAAGAGGTGGCGCGAGCTGTCGCCTCGCTCAAGGCTTGA
- the RPL43_2 gene encoding 60S ribosomal protein L43 (EggNog:ENOG503P404; COG:J), with product MSKRTKKVGISGKYGTRYGASLRKLVKKQEVSQHARYTCTFCGKDSVRRSSVGIWNCKSCKKVMAGGAYVVATPAAAAMRSTLRRLREITEV from the exons ATGTCCAAGCGCACGAAGAAGGTCGGCATTTCCGGCAAG TACGGTACAAG ATACGGTGCTTCGCTCCGTAAGCTcgtcaagaagcaggaagTGTCCCAGCACGCCAGATATACCTGCA CTTTCTGTGGTAAGGACAGCGTTCGCCGCTCCTCCGTCGGTATCTGGAACTGCAAGTCTTGCAAGAAGGTCATGGCTGGTGGTGCTTACGTCGTTGC TACtcccgctgctgccgctATGCGGTCGACTCTCCGCAGACTTCGCGAGATCACTGAAGTTTAA
- a CDS encoding hypothetical protein (EggNog:ENOG503NWT8; COG:S) — protein sequence MTFKNHSRQYDLVVFGATGYTGKLTAKYITTHLPSTLKWAIAGRSQAKLELLTEELKKLNPDRAPPSIETCSLNDTDLSSLAKKTFILITTVGPYSAHGEHAFKACAQNGTHYLDVTGEVPYVAAMIKKYEDTAKSTGAIMIPQIGIESAPPDLLTFALANTLKEELNAKTADVTVSIHNLKSAPSGGTLATALTISDHFPLPTLIASYKPYALSPVPNPTRAPQPGLLTRVTGLITIPHLGLLTSSIANGTDTALIHRTWGLLSTLPSRQSQSYGPKFSFREYMKPRNWLTGIAIHFGLILFGLIIVTGPLRRFLAGRVTQPGEGPEEDVASKDEIEYRGVATPDGDFGKKKAVGKAWFRGSTYYLTGMFLAEAARTILEEGGEGLGLEGGVYTPALLGGGFVENLQKEGFRVETGVLED from the exons ATGACGTTCAAAAACCACAGCCGCCAATACGACCTCGTCGTCTTTGGAGCCACAG GCTACACCGGCAAACTCACCGCAAAGTACATCACCActcacctccccagcacCCTTAAATGGGCCATCGCCGGCCGCTCCCAAGCCAAACTTGAGCTCCTCACCGAAGAGCTCAAAAAGCTCAACCCAGACCGcgcacccccctccatcgaAACCTGTTCCCTCAACGACaccgacctctcctccctcgccaagaagaccttcattctcatcaccaccgtcggTCCCTACTCCGCCCACGGCGAGCACGCCTTCAAAGCCTGCGCCCAAAATGGCACCCACTACCTCGACGTCACCGGCGAAGTCCCCTACGTCGCCGCCATGATCAAGAAATACGAAGACACGGCCAAATCCACCGGGGCCATCATGATCCCTCAAATCGGCATCGAGTCCGCCCCTCCTGATCTCCTCACCTTCGCCCTGGCAAACACCCTGAAAGAGGAGCTCAACGCCAAAACCGCCGATGTGACTGTGTccatccacaacctcaaATCTGCCCCTTCAGGCGGGACTTTAGCCACGGCTCTCACAATCTCGGATCATTTTCCTCTCCCTACATTAATAGCTTCTTACAAACCATACGCCCTGTCTCCAgttcccaacccaacccgcGCCCCTCAACCAGGCCTCCTGACCCGCGTCACCGGCCTCATCACCATTCCCCATTTAggcctcctcacctccaGCATAGCCAACGGAACCGACACCGCCCTTATCCACCGCACCTGGGGCCTGCtgtccaccctcccctctcgCCAGTCTCAATCATACGGCCCTAAGTTCAGCTTCCGCGAATACATGAAACCACGGAATTGGCTCACCGGCATAGCTATCCACTTTGGCCTCATTCTCTTTGGTCTTATCATTGTCACCGGACCCCTGAGGAGGTTCCTTGCGGGTAGGGTGACCCAGCCAGGGGAGGGTCCGGAAGAGGATGTGGCGAGCAAGGACGAGATTGAATATAGGGGTGTTGCCACGCCGGATGGGGATTTcgggaaaaagaaggcggTGGGAAAGGCGTGGTTTAGGGGGAGTACGTATTATTTGACGGGGATGTTCctggcggaggcggcgaggacgattttggaggaaggaggggaggggttggggttggagggcgGGGTTTACACGCCTGcgttgttgggggggggttttgtCGAGAATTTGCAGAAGGAAGGGTTTAGAGTTGAGAcaggggttttggaggaTTAA
- a CDS encoding hypothetical protein (EggNog:ENOG503NWK9; COG:S), whose translation MVACCMAHSARRVSESKSNTQKSNVYDDVYNNQTRCVWKSRRGPIDLNQELVDPLMSFISPGWEKVFTDLVTKHLVPLADGMIMGLRAFSNLTAEREVLNKLPVFFAVRHQMTLLEGILQDVPKLSKRLNDTQKSASRMIVSTITENMIPAYQACKEEKVEKTLLEGLRDCRERAIGKGRGVVTKTGREFKRVLYVEHRIKVSETSKRAIENLLATADRRFNEILHGSPLTPGTEVREMDRSAENDDGFDPAQDEHLTAPPADGDADSSDEHDDAEVQDQEMYDLPVKNEEHDKE comes from the exons ATGGTGGCTTGCTGTATGGCACATTCCGCGCGGCGTGTGTCAGAGAGTAAGTCAAACACACAAAAGTCCAACGTTTATGATGATGTATATAACAACCAAACTAGATGCGTGTGGAAGAGCAGACGAGGTCCAATTGACTTAAATCAGG AGCTCGTCGACCCTCTGATGAGTTTTATCTCTCCCGGGTGGGAGAAGGTATTCACCGACCTCGTGACCAAGCATCTCGTGCCCCTTGCCGACGGCATGATCATGGGGCTACGTGCTTTCAGCAATCTCACAGCCGAGCGTGAGGTCCTCAACAAGCTGCCGGTGTTTTTTGCGGTGAGGCACCAGATGACTCTCCTAGAGGGAATCCTCCAGGACGTGCCGAAACTGAGCAAGCGTCTCAACGATACACAAAAGTCTGCCAGTCGCATGATCGTCTCAACCATCACGGAGAATATGATACCAGCATACCAAGCTTGCAAAGAGGAGAAAG TCGAGAAGACTTTGCTCGAGGGCTTGCGCGACTGCAGGGAGAGGGCTATCGGAAAGGGCAGAGGGGTCGTTACGAAGACCGGCAGAGAATTCAAGCGTGTGCTCTATGTGGAGCACAGAATCAAAGTCTCGGAGACTTCGAAGCGAGCCATCGAAAACCTTCTGGCCACTGCCGATCGAAGATTCAATGAGATCTTGCATGGCTCACCATTGACACCAGGCACTGAGGTTCGGGAGATGGACCGCTCGGCTGAGAATGACGATGGGTTTGATCCAGCTCAGGACGAGCACCTGACAGCTCCACCTGCTGATGGAGATGCTGATTCTTCTGACGAACATGATGATGCAGAGGTCCAGGATCAAGAGATGTACGATCTTCCAGTGAAGAACGAGGAGCATGATAAGGAGTGA
- a CDS encoding hypothetical protein (EggNog:ENOG503NWK9; COG:S) → MESPPSKEGKPPTTYTSEDTYFKSLHTLGKEEDFLKLDEGFQCIIQLLENAEAVVQSLKDLPEVGNWLKNIDRLKQKASPQRVVIGVVGSTGAGKSSVINAVLDEEDLLPTNCMRACTAAITEVSYNTSDDPNEKYRAEVEFITADEWAKELDILLDDIHNGQATFGPEVFGTESEAGIAYHKLRAVYPALKGDTVADPSSNGFVKLLRTLVDSKEKGRGRPKEATSLEFWPLIKVVRVFIRSETLKSGLVLVDLPGIQDSNAARSRIANRYIQRCSGLWVFTPITQAVDDLAARQLLGKAFKRQLRFDGAYSAVTVICSKTDGISKTELLKSLPDHAEAHRYDEKLKVMRAEVLERSGDLMSKQQQLAQVREDIKLLNNQSLRLKLTLLENPSDDMIVLELPQASRKRPARPAADEARKRFRKQQQDQSPEVSDLSDDAEPLFEEGEPRQEKISRDEASQRLQSLSEQMANSGMKELSIKDAENDLENKVKSINEVIDLLKKQRRSARIRFRNDFSKPELQRQFGEGVLELDEEDAAYDDNYDPSKIQQDKYYEIGKKLPVFCVSSNAYHKLMGRLQEDESIHGFTTTDDTQIPMLKEHALNIVA, encoded by the exons ATGGAATCGCCCCCTAGCAAGGAGGGCAAGCCTCCCACAACATACACATCAGAAGACACCTATTTCAAATCCCTTCACACTCtcggcaaagaagaagactttTTGAAGCTCGATGAGGGGTTCCAATGTATCATCCAATTGCTTGAGAATGCCGAAGCAGTTGTTCAAAGTCTCAAGGACCTGCCCGAGGTCGGCAACTGGCTCAAAAATATTGACCGCCTCAAACAAAAAGCTAGCCCACAGCGTGTGGTAATTGGAGTGGTCGGAAGCACCGGAGCCGGCAAAAGCAGCGTGATCAATGCTGTGCTagatgaggaggatcttCTCCCGACAAACTGCATGAGGGCTTGTACCGCAGCGATTACGGAGGTTTCGTACAACACTTCAGATGATCCCAATGAGAAGTATCGAGCAGAGGTGGAGTTCATCACCGCCGACGAGTGGGCGAAAGAGCTCGATATTCTTCTTGACGACATTCATAACGGCCAAGCGACGTTTGGGCCTGAGGTGTTTGGTACCGAGAGCGAAGCTGGCATTGCCTATCACAAACTCAGAGCGGTTTATCCAGCGCTCAAGGGAGAT ACTGTCGCCGACCCGTCCTCCAACGGGTTTGTCAAGCTTCTTCGAACCCTTGTCGACTCCAAGGAGAAAGGTCGAGGACGGCCCAAGGAAGCGACATCACTCGAGTTTTGGCCTTTGATCAAGGTTGTTCGCGTCTTTATCAGGTCTGAGACTCTGAAAAGTGGACTGGTTCTCGTGGACTTG CCAGGTATACAGGATTCCAATGCTGCTCGGTCCAGGATTGCAAACAGGTATATCCAACGCTGTTCAGGCCTCTGGGTGTTTACCCCGATCACTCAAGCGGTTGATGATCTAGCGGCGAGACAGCTTCTCGGCAAGGCGTTCAAAAGACAGCTCCGGTTTGACGGGGCTTACTCTGCAGTCACCGTCATCTGTTCCAAAACGGATGGCATTTCCAAGACTGAACTCCTAAAATCACTTCCAGACCATGCTGAAGCGCATCGCTACGATGAAAAACTCAAAGTGATGCGCGCCGAAGTCTTGGAACGCAGTGGGGATCTGATGTCTAAGCAGCAACAGCTAGCGCAGGTCAGGGAAGATATTAAGCTCCTCAACAATCAGAGTCTGCGCTTGAAGCTTACTCTGCTTGAAAATCCCTCCGATGACATGATTGTTCTCGAGCTACCACAAGCTTCGCGAAAGCGACCTGCGAGACCAGCTGCGGATGAGGCACGCAAGCGCTTTcgaaagcagcagcaggatcAAAGCCCCGAGGTGAGTGATCTCAGTGATGACGCTGAGCCATTatttgaggagggtgagccTAGACAGGAGAAGATTTCTCGAGATGAGGCGTCTCAAAGACTGCAAAGCCTTAGTGAGCAGATGGCTAATTCGGGAATGAAAGAGTTGTCCATTAAGGACGCCGAGAACGATTTGGAAAATAAGGTAAAGAGCATAAACGAGGTCATCGATCTACTAAAGAAGCAGAGGAGAAGCGCGCGCATTCGCTTCCGCAATGATTTCTCGAAGCCTGAACTTCAGAGACAGTTTGGGGAAGGTGTTCTAGA gctggatgaagaagatgccGCATACGACGATAATTATGATCCCAGCAAGATCCAGCAAGACAAGTACTACGAGATCGGCAAAAAGCTCCCCGTCTTTTGTGTGTCAAGCAATGCCTACCATAAACTGATGGGAAGACTTCAAGAAGACGAATCAATCCATGGATTTACCACGACTGACGACACCCAGATTCCTATGCTCAAGGAACACGCTCTCAACATTGTCGCCTAA